In a single window of the Oscarella lobularis chromosome 2, ooOscLobu1.1, whole genome shotgun sequence genome:
- the LOC136183677 gene encoding uncharacterized protein isoform X2, with product MASDFSTLVENDASSAAHFVDTFDGKEMQSPEGIVSETPHATSSTLPPPYYSGQQTEVAIVMSQPQIMPSAVAVTQENPLSASYFPFSVFTTLFCCFLCGIIALLLSSQSYSDFKAGNREKGKSSARVALLINIVGAALGLVAYMCFLATFFN from the exons ATGGCCTCCGACTTTTCTACCCTTGTAGAGAATGACG CATCTTCTGCCGCTCACTTCGTCGACACTTTCGACGGCAAGGAAATGCAATCGCCTGAGGGAATCGTCAGCGAAACGCCTCacgccacgtcgtcgacgttgcctCCTCCGTACTATAGTGGTCAACAAACTGAAGTGGCAATTGTCATGAGCCAACCTCAG ATCATGCCAAGCGCAGTGGCCGTGACTCAAGAGAATCCGCTTTCGGCAAGCTATTTTCCATTCTCCGTTTTTACAACTCTATTCTGCTGCTTTCTGTGCGGAATAATTgcccttcttctttcttctcaa AGCTACTCGGATTTCAAGGCGGGAAATCGGGAGAAGGGAAAGTCCAGCGCTCGCGTGGCTTTGTTAATCAACATAGTGGGTGCAGCGCTTGGACTCGTCGCCTACATGTGTTTCCTTGCCACTTTCTTTAATTGA
- the LOC136183677 gene encoding uncharacterized protein isoform X1 has product MTVGLEIFPMLRNLAATASSAAHFVDTFDGKEMQSPEGIVSETPHATSSTLPPPYYSGQQTEVAIVMSQPQIMPSAVAVTQENPLSASYFPFSVFTTLFCCFLCGIIALLLSSQSYSDFKAGNREKGKSSARVALLINIVGAALGLVAYMCFLATFFN; this is encoded by the exons ATGACGGTAGGCCTAGAGATCTTCCCCATGCTTCGTAATCTCGCTGCGACAGCATCTTCTGCCGCTCACTTCGTCGACACTTTCGACGGCAAGGAAATGCAATCGCCTGAGGGAATCGTCAGCGAAACGCCTCacgccacgtcgtcgacgttgcctCCTCCGTACTATAGTGGTCAACAAACTGAAGTGGCAATTGTCATGAGCCAACCTCAG ATCATGCCAAGCGCAGTGGCCGTGACTCAAGAGAATCCGCTTTCGGCAAGCTATTTTCCATTCTCCGTTTTTACAACTCTATTCTGCTGCTTTCTGTGCGGAATAATTgcccttcttctttcttctcaa AGCTACTCGGATTTCAAGGCGGGAAATCGGGAGAAGGGAAAGTCCAGCGCTCGCGTGGCTTTGTTAATCAACATAGTGGGTGCAGCGCTTGGACTCGTCGCCTACATGTGTTTCCTTGCCACTTTCTTTAATTGA
- the LOC136183675 gene encoding uncharacterized protein, which produces MTAFSGAKAWIIVAIRCIVIISSIVVLGAISSTGTKDWYEDLLNGTCVYNGHMAACALGEAAGSLSLIVCVLLVFVDIYFIWKAESSSDWSQIVLLFDVVLNFVFVLIWITAFALMTQGYGQLPTGKETYLNDVEDLNARVSLVFAFFAFFGTALLALTSAYRLHASPSANSPTYEKL; this is translated from the exons ATGACGGCGTTTTCGGGAGCGAAAGCGTGGATTATAGTCGCAATTCGTTGTATTGTTATT ATCAGTTCGATTGTTGTCCTTGGAGCGATCTCTTCGACGGGTACGAAGGACTGGTACGAGGATCTCCTCAACGGTACGTGCGTTTACAACGGTCACATGGCGGCGTGCGCGCTCGGCGAGGCCGCCGGTTCGCTCAGTCTCATCGTTTGcgtcctcctcgtcttcgtcgacattTATTTCATTTGGAAAGCCGAAAGCAGCTCTGATTGGAGTCAAATCGTTCTCCTGTTCGACGTCGTGTTGAATTTCGTGTTCGTGCTCATTTGGATTACGGCGTTTGCTCTCATGACGCAAGGATACGGTCAACTGCCAACTGGGAAAGAGACGTATCTTAACGATGTCGAAGATTTGAACGCGCGAGTCTCACTTgttttcgccttcttcgcATTTTTCGGCACA GCTCTGCTTGCTTTGACCAGTGCCTATCGTCTCCACGCTAGTCCTAGCGCCAATTCACCAACCTATGAGAAGCTTTAA
- the LOC136183676 gene encoding uncharacterized protein: MLRSIARLVVRELKRGKKEVWDDIKPLRNPPGYVPPPRNPRLSFLTHIQVWKDASESYRDTWRRTLEGWKGGSGATVKKAEKIETSRPGEPKAELETAKSIEELVQEGKMTMEAAKKPGRRLFKESWILYKTTLAAFIAGYKEGFQNPLWNPSKTIKIAENVFKTDEEKKT, translated from the exons ATGCTTCGTTCGAtcgctcgtctcgtcgttcggGAGCTGAAGAGAGGCAAGAAAGAAGTTTGGGACGACATCAAACCTCTACGGAATCCTCCAGG ATACGTTCCGCCGCCTCGCAATCCAAGACTTTCGTTTCTCACGCACATCCAAGTTTGGAAAGACGCCTCGGAGAGTTATAGGGACACGTGGCGACGCACTTTAG aGGGATGGAAGGGAGGCAGTGGAGCGACGGTAAAAAAGGCGGAGAAAATAGAAACGTCTCGTCCCGGGGAGCCAAAAGCAGAGCTGGAGACGGCCAAAAGCATCGAGGAATTAGTTCAAGAGGGAAAGATGACCATG GAGGCAGCTAAGAAGCCCGGCAGACGACTTTTTAAGGAGAGTTGGATTCTCTATAAGACGACGTTAGCAGCTTTCATTGCAGGATACAAAGAAGGCTTTCAGAATCCACTCTGGAATCCATCAAAAACAATCAAAATCGCAGAAAATGTATTTAAAACggatgaagaaaagaagacgtag